Proteins from a single region of Theobroma cacao cultivar B97-61/B2 chromosome 10, Criollo_cocoa_genome_V2, whole genome shotgun sequence:
- the LOC18587549 gene encoding peroxisomal nicotinamide adenine dinucleotide carrier isoform X2 has product MSNAIANGVAGAGAGIVAQIITYPLQTVNTRQQTERIAKSKPSAACTGTGTLLQILHVLRTEGWGGLYSGLKPSLFGTAASQGIYYYFYQLFKNKAEAIAAARKQKGRGDGTVGMFSWLLVAALAGSLNVLLTNPIWVLVTRMQTHTQAERKIAELKREALLREASENSLISSRLQDKLAELDSTKPHPYGTIQAAHEVYTEAGIRGFWKGIIPTLIMVCNPSIQFMIYESSLKRLKEKRAANNKHGLKNVTALEVFALGALAKLGATVTTYPLLVVKSRLQAKQEIGGNISLRYSGV; this is encoded by the exons ATGTCCAACGCAATAGCGAATGGAGTGGCAGGTGCAGGCGCTGGAATCGTTGCTCAGATCATCACTTATCCCCTTCAGACG GTGAACACGCGTCAACAAACGGAGAGAATCGCCAAGTCCAAACCCTCCGCTGCTTGCACTGGCACTGGCACGCTACTTCAGATCCTCCAT GTCCTACGAACTGAAGGCTGGGGAGGACTCTACTCCGGGCTTAAGCCTTCTTTATTTGGAACTGCTGCTTCACAG GGCATTTACTACTACTTTTATCAGCTATTCAAAAATAAGGCTGAGGCTATTGCAGCGGCCCGTAAGCAAAAGGGACGTGGGGATGGCACTGTTGGCATGTTTTCTTGGCTTCTTGTAGCCGCTCTTGCAGG GTCCTTGAATGTATTGCTCACAAACCCGATATGGGTTCTTGTGACCCGTATGCAG ACTCATACTCAAGCAGAAAGAAAAATTGCGGAGTTGAAAAGGGAAGCTCTATTGAGGGAGGCTTCTGAAAACAGCTTAATAAGTTCAAGACTGCAAGATAAATTGGCTGAGCTTGATTCAACAAAGCCTCATCCTTATGGAACCATTCAAGCG GCTCATGAAGTTTATACAGAAGCAGGAATACGTGGATTCTGGAAAGGAATCATCCCAACACTCATTATG GTGTGTAATCCCTCAATCCAGTTCATGATATATGAGAGCTCATTAAAGCGTCTGAAGGAAAAACGTGCTGCTAATAATAAGCATGGATTAAAAAATGTAACAGCTTTGGAG GTGTTCGCACTAGGAGCCTTGGCAAAACTTGGGGCAACTGTAACAACATACCCTCTGCTGGTTGTCAAG TCAAGGCTTCAAGCTAAGCAGGAGATTGGTGGAAATATATCACTAAGATATTCAG GGGTATAG
- the LOC18587549 gene encoding peroxisomal nicotinamide adenine dinucleotide carrier isoform X1 gives MSNAIANGVAGAGAGIVAQIITYPLQTVNTRQQTERIAKSKPSAACTGTGTLLQILHVLRTEGWGGLYSGLKPSLFGTAASQGIYYYFYQLFKNKAEAIAAARKQKGRGDGTVGMFSWLLVAALAGSLNVLLTNPIWVLVTRMQTHTQAERKIAELKREALLREASENSLISSRLQDKLAELDSTKPHPYGTIQAAHEVYTEAGIRGFWKGIIPTLIMVCNPSIQFMIYESSLKRLKEKRAANNKHGLKNVTALEVFALGALAKLGATVTTYPLLVVKSRLQAKQEIGGNISLRYSGTVDAIIKMMRYEGLRGFYKGMSTKIVQSVFAASVLFMVKEELVKAYMFLIHKMLNKLIMY, from the exons ATGTCCAACGCAATAGCGAATGGAGTGGCAGGTGCAGGCGCTGGAATCGTTGCTCAGATCATCACTTATCCCCTTCAGACG GTGAACACGCGTCAACAAACGGAGAGAATCGCCAAGTCCAAACCCTCCGCTGCTTGCACTGGCACTGGCACGCTACTTCAGATCCTCCAT GTCCTACGAACTGAAGGCTGGGGAGGACTCTACTCCGGGCTTAAGCCTTCTTTATTTGGAACTGCTGCTTCACAG GGCATTTACTACTACTTTTATCAGCTATTCAAAAATAAGGCTGAGGCTATTGCAGCGGCCCGTAAGCAAAAGGGACGTGGGGATGGCACTGTTGGCATGTTTTCTTGGCTTCTTGTAGCCGCTCTTGCAGG GTCCTTGAATGTATTGCTCACAAACCCGATATGGGTTCTTGTGACCCGTATGCAG ACTCATACTCAAGCAGAAAGAAAAATTGCGGAGTTGAAAAGGGAAGCTCTATTGAGGGAGGCTTCTGAAAACAGCTTAATAAGTTCAAGACTGCAAGATAAATTGGCTGAGCTTGATTCAACAAAGCCTCATCCTTATGGAACCATTCAAGCG GCTCATGAAGTTTATACAGAAGCAGGAATACGTGGATTCTGGAAAGGAATCATCCCAACACTCATTATG GTGTGTAATCCCTCAATCCAGTTCATGATATATGAGAGCTCATTAAAGCGTCTGAAGGAAAAACGTGCTGCTAATAATAAGCATGGATTAAAAAATGTAACAGCTTTGGAG GTGTTCGCACTAGGAGCCTTGGCAAAACTTGGGGCAACTGTAACAACATACCCTCTGCTGGTTGTCAAG TCAAGGCTTCAAGCTAAGCAGGAGATTGGTGGAAATATATCACTAAGATATTCAG GTACAGTTGATGcgataataaaaatgatgaggTACGAGGGATTGCGTGGCTTTTACAAGGGGATGAGCACAAAGATTGTACAGAGTGTTTTTGCAGCTTCTGTACTTTTCATGGTCAAGGAGGAACTTGTCAAAGCTTACATGTTCCTTATTCATAAAATGttgaataaattaatcatGTATTGA
- the LOC18587550 gene encoding uncharacterized aarF domain-containing protein kinase At1g79600, chloroplastic isoform X1 gives MSLVVSAGGHSFCLQARRGFSISKSKLPKLSPRAALTEARPRVNGSLAVQVLGGDRAEDLQAEARAMARAANASVYSPELLARKYGSRPVQVLKRTLEILVALGSFALKLLLEQRNGTLDRNKRKRAAELRTIFTRLGPTFVKLGQGLSTRPDICPPEYLEELARLQDALPTFPDADAFSCIETELGVPLDSIFSSISPSPIAAASLGQVYKAQLKHSGQTVAVKVQRPGIEEAIGLDFYLIRGLGFLINKYVDIISSDVVALIDEFARRVYQELNYVQEGQNARKFKMLYADREDILVPDIFWNYTSGKVLTMDWVDGVKLNEQAAIESQGLKVLDLVNTGIQCSLRQLLEYGYFHADPHPGNLLATPEGKLAFLDFGMMSETPEEARSAIIGHVVHMVNRDYEAMARDYYALDFLSPDVDVTPIVPALRDFFDDALSYTVSELNFKTLVDGLGAVLYQYPFNVPAYYALILRSLTVLEGLALYADPNFKVLAASYPYFAKRLLTDPNPYLRDALIELLFKDGRFRWNRLENLLVQGRKDRDFTAKDALQPVLKLLLGPDGEELRTLVIKEAVRVTEAVALCTVVDTYNSVPPFMRTLMFNGNGGGPLAMSAAELESMIELRDQVFRIWGLLRSSENFDPALLQPILQVLQQRDARMLGGRVVGGITQRLAARLLQQVLRTPTVPTSSL, from the exons ATGAGTCTTGTTGTTTCAGCCGGTGGTCACTCCTTCTGTTTGCAGGCCCGTAGAGGGTTTTCAATTTCGAAATCAAAATTGCCCAAATTGAGCCCGCGAGCTGCTTTGACAGAAGCCAGACCCAGAGTCAATGGTTCACTTGCGGTGCAAGTATTGGGAGGGGACCGAGCAGAGGACCTGCAGGCCGAGGCCAGGGCCATGGCACGTGCTGCCAATGCCTCTGTCTACAGCCCTGAACTGCTTGCGCGCAAGTATGGGTCACGGCCTGTCCAG GTATTGAAGAGGACTTTGGAAATCTTGGTAGCCTTGGGTTCTTTTGCTTTGAAACTGTTGTTGGAGCAAAGGAATGGAACGCTGGATCGAAACAAGAGAAAGCGAGCTGCTGAGTTGAGGACGATCTTCACCAGATTGGGGCCTACTTTTGTAAAATTAGGTCAGGGGTTATCCACTAGGCCTGACATCTGCCCGCCCGAGTATCTCGAGGAGCTCGCTAGGCTGCAG GATGCTCTGCCTACATTTCCTGATGCAGATGCATTCTCATGCATCGAAACAGAGTTGGGGGTGCCACTCGActccattttctcttcaatatCCCCTTCTCCTATTGCAGCTGCCAGTTTAGGCCAAGTCTACAAAGCTCAGCTTAAGCATTCCGGCCAAACAGTTGCTGTCAAGGTGCAACGACCTGGTATTGAAGAAGCTATTGGACTTGATTTTTACCTCATAAGAGGCCTAGGATTTCTCATCAATAAATATGTTGACATCATCTCCAGCGATGTTGTTGCCCTAATTGATGAATTTGCCCGCAGAGTTTATCAAGAGCTCAACTATGTGCAG GAGGGACAGAacgcaagaaaattcaaaatgtTGTATGCTGACAGGGAGGATATCCTTGTTCCAGATATCTTTTGGAATTATACAAGTGGCAAAGTATTGACAATGGATTGGGTTGATGGAGTGAAACTGAATGAGCAAGCTGCCATTGAAAGTCAAGGTTTGAAGGTTTTGGATTTAGTGAACACAGGTATCCAGTGCAGCCTCAGACAGCTACTAGAGTATGGATATTTTCATGCAGATCCTCATCCTGGAAATCTTTTGGCAACACCTGAGGGAAAGCTtgcttttcttgattttggaaTGATGAGTGAGACCCCAGAGGAAGCAAGATCTGCTATTATTGGTCATGTTGTTCACATGGTCAATCGGGATTATGAAGCTATGGCTCGTGATTACTATGCTCTAGATTTCTTGTCCCCTGATGTAGATGTCACCCCAATTGTGCCAGCACTGCGAGACTTCTTTGATGATGCTCTTAGCTACACTGTGAGCGAACTAAACTTCAAAACACTAGTTGATGGTTTAGGTGCTGTTTTATATCAATACCCGTTTAACG TTCCTGCCTATTATGCACTGATATTGAGGTCACTTACTGTGCTGGAAGGGTTAGCCCTTTATGCTGATCCTAATTTTAAGGTGCTGGCTGCCTCATACCCATACTTTGCTAAAAGGCTTCTAACAGATCCAAATCCATATCTGAGAGATGCTCTTATAGAGTTGCTTTTTAAGGATGGGAGGTTTAG GTGGAATAGACTAGAAAACCTTCTTGTTCAGGGAAGAAAGGACCGAGATTTCACCGCTAAAGATGCTTTGCAACCTGTTTTAAAGCTACTACTGGGACCAGATGGTGAAGAGCTTAGGACTTTAGTAATTAAAGAGGCTGTTCGTGTTACTGAAGCTGTTGCTCTATGCACAGTTGTTGATACATACAACTCTGTACCCCCTTTTATGCGTACTCTAATGTTCAATGGCAATGGAGGTGGACCGCTTGCAATGAGCGCTGCTGAATTGGAAAGCATGATAGAGCTTCGGGACCAGGTCTTTAGAATCTGGGGGCTTCTTCGTTcctctgaaaattttgatccaGCACTTTTGCAGCCTATTTTACAA GTCCTTCAACAACGTGATGCACGAATGCTGGGGGGGCGAGTAGTTGGTGGGATCACTCAGCGTCTTGCAGCTCGCTTACTGCAACAAGTTCTTCGAACACCAACAGTTCCTACTTCAAGCTTATGA
- the LOC18587550 gene encoding uncharacterized aarF domain-containing protein kinase At1g79600, chloroplastic isoform X2, giving the protein MARAANASVYSPELLARKYGSRPVQVLKRTLEILVALGSFALKLLLEQRNGTLDRNKRKRAAELRTIFTRLGPTFVKLGQGLSTRPDICPPEYLEELARLQDALPTFPDADAFSCIETELGVPLDSIFSSISPSPIAAASLGQVYKAQLKHSGQTVAVKVQRPGIEEAIGLDFYLIRGLGFLINKYVDIISSDVVALIDEFARRVYQELNYVQEGQNARKFKMLYADREDILVPDIFWNYTSGKVLTMDWVDGVKLNEQAAIESQGLKVLDLVNTGIQCSLRQLLEYGYFHADPHPGNLLATPEGKLAFLDFGMMSETPEEARSAIIGHVVHMVNRDYEAMARDYYALDFLSPDVDVTPIVPALRDFFDDALSYTVSELNFKTLVDGLGAVLYQYPFNVPAYYALILRSLTVLEGLALYADPNFKVLAASYPYFAKRLLTDPNPYLRDALIELLFKDGRFRWNRLENLLVQGRKDRDFTAKDALQPVLKLLLGPDGEELRTLVIKEAVRVTEAVALCTVVDTYNSVPPFMRTLMFNGNGGGPLAMSAAELESMIELRDQVFRIWGLLRSSENFDPALLQPILQVLQQRDARMLGGRVVGGITQRLAARLLQQVLRTPTVPTSSL; this is encoded by the exons ATGGCACGTGCTGCCAATGCCTCTGTCTACAGCCCTGAACTGCTTGCGCGCAAGTATGGGTCACGGCCTGTCCAG GTATTGAAGAGGACTTTGGAAATCTTGGTAGCCTTGGGTTCTTTTGCTTTGAAACTGTTGTTGGAGCAAAGGAATGGAACGCTGGATCGAAACAAGAGAAAGCGAGCTGCTGAGTTGAGGACGATCTTCACCAGATTGGGGCCTACTTTTGTAAAATTAGGTCAGGGGTTATCCACTAGGCCTGACATCTGCCCGCCCGAGTATCTCGAGGAGCTCGCTAGGCTGCAG GATGCTCTGCCTACATTTCCTGATGCAGATGCATTCTCATGCATCGAAACAGAGTTGGGGGTGCCACTCGActccattttctcttcaatatCCCCTTCTCCTATTGCAGCTGCCAGTTTAGGCCAAGTCTACAAAGCTCAGCTTAAGCATTCCGGCCAAACAGTTGCTGTCAAGGTGCAACGACCTGGTATTGAAGAAGCTATTGGACTTGATTTTTACCTCATAAGAGGCCTAGGATTTCTCATCAATAAATATGTTGACATCATCTCCAGCGATGTTGTTGCCCTAATTGATGAATTTGCCCGCAGAGTTTATCAAGAGCTCAACTATGTGCAG GAGGGACAGAacgcaagaaaattcaaaatgtTGTATGCTGACAGGGAGGATATCCTTGTTCCAGATATCTTTTGGAATTATACAAGTGGCAAAGTATTGACAATGGATTGGGTTGATGGAGTGAAACTGAATGAGCAAGCTGCCATTGAAAGTCAAGGTTTGAAGGTTTTGGATTTAGTGAACACAGGTATCCAGTGCAGCCTCAGACAGCTACTAGAGTATGGATATTTTCATGCAGATCCTCATCCTGGAAATCTTTTGGCAACACCTGAGGGAAAGCTtgcttttcttgattttggaaTGATGAGTGAGACCCCAGAGGAAGCAAGATCTGCTATTATTGGTCATGTTGTTCACATGGTCAATCGGGATTATGAAGCTATGGCTCGTGATTACTATGCTCTAGATTTCTTGTCCCCTGATGTAGATGTCACCCCAATTGTGCCAGCACTGCGAGACTTCTTTGATGATGCTCTTAGCTACACTGTGAGCGAACTAAACTTCAAAACACTAGTTGATGGTTTAGGTGCTGTTTTATATCAATACCCGTTTAACG TTCCTGCCTATTATGCACTGATATTGAGGTCACTTACTGTGCTGGAAGGGTTAGCCCTTTATGCTGATCCTAATTTTAAGGTGCTGGCTGCCTCATACCCATACTTTGCTAAAAGGCTTCTAACAGATCCAAATCCATATCTGAGAGATGCTCTTATAGAGTTGCTTTTTAAGGATGGGAGGTTTAG GTGGAATAGACTAGAAAACCTTCTTGTTCAGGGAAGAAAGGACCGAGATTTCACCGCTAAAGATGCTTTGCAACCTGTTTTAAAGCTACTACTGGGACCAGATGGTGAAGAGCTTAGGACTTTAGTAATTAAAGAGGCTGTTCGTGTTACTGAAGCTGTTGCTCTATGCACAGTTGTTGATACATACAACTCTGTACCCCCTTTTATGCGTACTCTAATGTTCAATGGCAATGGAGGTGGACCGCTTGCAATGAGCGCTGCTGAATTGGAAAGCATGATAGAGCTTCGGGACCAGGTCTTTAGAATCTGGGGGCTTCTTCGTTcctctgaaaattttgatccaGCACTTTTGCAGCCTATTTTACAA GTCCTTCAACAACGTGATGCACGAATGCTGGGGGGGCGAGTAGTTGGTGGGATCACTCAGCGTCTTGCAGCTCGCTTACTGCAACAAGTTCTTCGAACACCAACAGTTCCTACTTCAAGCTTATGA